The Streptomyces sp. DG1A-41 genomic sequence TGTCTCCTCCAGAGGGAAGTGGCACGCCGCACCGTGGCGCGGCGCACCGGGCGGAGGCGCGGGAACCGCCACGGCGCACAGGTCCCGCACCCGCCGGCACCGGGTCCGGAACCGGCATCCGGACGGCGGGTCGGCCGGTGAGGGGATGTCACCGGTGAGCAGAATGCGTTGGCGATCGCGTCCCCGCCGGCAACGGGAGAGGGGGCCGCCGACAGCAGCGCCTCCGTGTACGGGTGGCGCGGCCGCTCGTAGACCTCCTCCGTCGGGCCCGACTCCACGATCTTGCCCAGATACATCACGGCCACCCGGCCGGCGAGGTGCCGCACCACGGACAGGTCGTGCGAGATGAACACGTACGACAGTCCCAGCTCGTCCCGCAGGTCGCACAGGAGATTGAGCACCTGCGCCTGCACCGACAGATCCAGCGCGGAGACGGGTTCGTCGCAGACGATCACCTCCGGCTCCAGTGCGAGCGCGCGGGCGATCCCGATCCGCTGCCGCTGTCCTCCGGAGAACTCGTGCGGGTGACGGCTCGCGTCCGACGCGCGCAGGCCGACCTTCTCCAGCAGCTCCGCCACGCGGGCCGCCCGCTGCGACGCGGGGACGAGACCGCGGTGGGTCAGCCAGGGCTCGCCGATCAGATCCGCCGCGCACAGACGGGGGTTGAGCGAACCGAACGGGTCCTGGAACACCATCTGCACCTTCCGGCGCCAGGCGAGCAGCTCCGCACCCGACAGCGTGAAGGGGTCGACTCCCTCGTACCGCACGGTTCCCGCGTCGGGCCGCTCCAGCCGCAGGAGGACCCTGGCCAGCGTGGACTTGCCGCAGCCGGACTCGCCGACGAGACCCAGGGTTTCCCCGCGCCCCAGGGTCAGGTCCACCCCGTCCAGCGCCCGCAGCCGGGTGCCGCCCCGCACGGTCCGCCGGACCGTGAAGCTCTTGGCCAGGCCGGTGGCCTCCAGCAGCGCCCCGTGCTCAGGCATCGGCCAGTTCCTTCCCGAAGTGGCAGGCGGCGGCCCGGCCGGCCCCGGTGCCGGTCAGCGCCGGACGGTGGGTGGCACAACGCTCGCGGGCCATGGGACAGCGCGTACGGAAGGCACAGCCGGCCGGCACCGCACCCGGGTCCGGCGGGCTCCCCGGGATGGAACTCAGCCGGGAGCCCCGGTGCTGCTCGGCCGGCACCGACGCCAACAGGCCCCGTGTGTACGGGTGATGGGGTTTGCCGAACACCTCGGCGACCGGTCCCGTCTCCACCACCGTCCCCGCGTACATGACGGCGACCCGGTCCGCGTGCTCGGCGGCGAGCCCGAGGTCGTGCGTGATGAGGACGAGGGCCGACCGCTGTTCGCCGCGCAACTCGCCGAGGAGGTCCATGATCTGCGCCTGCACGGTGACGTCCAGTGCCGTCGTGGGCTCGTCGGCGATCAGGATTCTCGGCCGCAGGGCGACCGCCGTCGCGATCAGCAGGCGCTGACGCATCCCTCCCGAGAACTGGTGGGGATAGGCGTCCGCCCGGGAGCGGGCCTCCGGTATGCCCACGCGTTCCATCAGCTCCACCGCCCTGGCCTTCGCCGCGCGCCGGGACACGCCCTCGTGGATGCGGAACGGCTCGGCGAGCTGGGTGCCGACCGTGAGGACGGGGTTGAGCGCGCTGAGCGCGTCCTGGAAGACCATGGCCACACCGGGGCCGGCCAGCAGGCGTCTGGCCCGTGCTCCGAGACCGAGCAGGTCCTCGCCGTCGAGGCGCACCTGCCCGCCCACCACCTCCGCGACCGGGTCGAGCAGGCCCGCGACGGCGTGTGCGGTCATGCTCTTGCCGCAGCCCGACTCGCCCAGCAGTGCCAGCGTCTCGCCCGACCGCACGGAGAAGCCGACCCGGCGGACGACGTGGACGGGCCCGGCCGGGGTGTGGACGTCGACGGACAGGTCGTCCACCACCAGGACGTCGGCCGCCGTGGGCCGTTCGGAGCCGGTGGGACGGCTGCCGCCCGGAGCAGTGGTCGTGCCCGGCTCGGCGACCGTACCCCCGCGCGTCGCCGAGCCCGCGCTCGCCCCGCGCGACCACCGAGCACGCCACCCACTCCGCCGCACGCCCTCCCGCCACCGCTGCCCCGGGTCGGT encodes the following:
- a CDS encoding dipeptide/oligopeptide/nickel ABC transporter permease/ATP-binding protein, yielding MLQKATPEAGATTVRRRRWYALLFRDRFACAAALVLVLVALCAVLGPLLAGDLATRQNLRAPGRPPFSLDHGWAFVLGSDSLGRPVAARLLTAAGTTLAVAVPAVLCSLVVGSVWGMWAGYHGGWRENVSLRVADVILSFPSLLLAVVVLYVFSPSAASIVLVLAVARIPVYLRTARAEAAELRSRLFVDAARTFGTGSWAAVRRHVAPSVLPTLLTVAALDFCFVMLAESSLSFLGIGIQPPDVSWGLMVAQGRQELQSAWWIALFPGLAIVLTTVSATVLASWARMTTDPGQRWREGVRRSGWRARWSRGASAGSATRGGTVAEPGTTTAPGGSRPTGSERPTAADVLVVDDLSVDVHTPAGPVHVVRRVGFSVRSGETLALLGESGCGKSMTAHAVAGLLDPVAEVVGGQVRLDGEDLLGLGARARRLLAGPGVAMVFQDALSALNPVLTVGTQLAEPFRIHEGVSRRAAKARAVELMERVGIPEARSRADAYPHQFSGGMRQRLLIATAVALRPRILIADEPTTALDVTVQAQIMDLLGELRGEQRSALVLITHDLGLAAEHADRVAVMYAGTVVETGPVAEVFGKPHHPYTRGLLASVPAEQHRGSRLSSIPGSPPDPGAVPAGCAFRTRCPMARERCATHRPALTGTGAGRAAACHFGKELADA